One genomic window of Aptenodytes patagonicus chromosome 3, bAptPat1.pri.cur, whole genome shotgun sequence includes the following:
- the TPBG gene encoding trophoblast glycoprotein isoform X2: protein MERLRSAARSRCGKRSGACPGGEAPAPGEGTARSGQRPGGSRPRPRLAARSRRRPEGKVVCGAGPGAMPGRGALCLGLLLHVLLGCGSAQQPGSCPALCECSEAAKTVKCVNRNLTAVPPDLPSYVRNLFITGNRLARLPAGAFPAQRLPDLSALNLSGNHLRAVEAGALAALPALRQLDLSGNPLVSLSPQAFGEGGSPLEELALHGALRNHSVLLSLAAMLQSGALRNLSRLELADNGLLLLPAGMFTALPALRQLDLSNNSLVGLRNVSFQGLGQLQSLNLSDNSLGVLRNSTLAQFRGLPALQRVGLGRNAWVCDCAIEDLVAWLKESDQVEGKEALTCAYPDKMLGKALLKINGSELNCSVPVDLPSQLQTSYVFLGIVLALIGAIFLLVLYLNRKGIKKWMHNIRDACRDHMEGYHYRYEINADPRLTNLSSNSDV from the coding sequence GTCTCGCTGCGGGAAGCGGAGCGGAGCCTGCCCCGGAGGGGAAGCGCCTGCCCCCGGAGAAGGGACTGCCCGAAGCGGGCAGCGCCCCGGCGGGAGCCGCCCCCGGCCTCGCCTCGCCGCCCGGAGCCGAAGGCGCCCGGAGGGGAAAGTTGtgtgcggggccgggccgggcgcgatGCCGGGGCGCGGCGCgctctgcctggggctgctgctgcacgTCCTGCTGGGCTGCGGCTCGGCGCAGCAGCCCGGCAGCTGCCCGGCCCTCTGCGAGTGCTCCGAGGCGGCCAAGACGGTGAAGTGCGTGAACAGGAACCTGACGGCGGTGCCGCCCGACCTGCCGTCCTACGTGCGCAACCTCTTCATCACCGGCAACCGCCTAGCCCGCCTGCCGGCCGGCGCCTTCCCCGCCCAGCGCCTGCCCGACCTCAGCGCCCTCAACCTCAGCGGCAACCACCTGCGGGCCGTGGAGGCCGGCGCCCTcgcggccctgcccgccctgcgGCAGCTGGACCTCAGCGGCAACCCCCTGGTCTCCCTCAGCCCGCAGGCCTTCGGGGAGGGCGGCAGCCCGCTGGAGGAGCTGGCCCTCCACGGGGCCCTGCGCAACCACAGCGTCCTCCTCAGCCTGGCCGCCATGCTTCAGTCCGGGGCCCTGCGCAACCTCAGCCGCCTGGAGCTGGCCGACaacgggctgctgctgctgcccgccgGCATGTTCacggccctgcccgccctgcgGCAGCTGGACCTCAGCAACAACTCCCTGGTGGGCCTGCGAAACGTCTCCTTCCAGGGGCTGGGCCAGCTGCAGAGCCTCAACCTCAGCGACAACTCCCTGGGCGTGCTGAGGAACAGCACCCTGGCCCAGTTCCGTGGCCTGCCCGCCCTCCAGCGCGTCGGCCTGGGCCGCAACGCCTGGGTCTGTGACTGCGCCATCGAGGACCTGGTGGCCTGGCTCAAGGAGAGCGACCAGGTGGAGGGCAAAGAAGCCCTGACCTGCGCCTACCCTGACAAGATGCTGGGCAAAGCCCTGCTGAAGATCAACGGCTCGGAACTGAACTGCTCCGTGCCCGTAGACCTGCCTTCCCAGCTACAGACTTCGTACGTCTTCCTAGGGATAGTCTTGGCTCTCATCGGGGccattttcctccttgttttgtaCTTGAACCGAAAAGGAATCAAAAAGTGGATGCACAATATCAGAGATGCCTGTAGGGATCACATGGAGGGCTACCACTACAGATACGAGATCAATGCAGACCCCAGGTTAACAAACCTCAGCTCCAACTCGGATGTCTGA
- the TPBG gene encoding trophoblast glycoprotein isoform X1, translating to MPGRGALCLGLLLHVLLGCGSAQQPGSCPALCECSEAAKTVKCVNRNLTAVPPDLPSYVRNLFITGNRLARLPAGAFPAQRLPDLSALNLSGNHLRAVEAGALAALPALRQLDLSGNPLVSLSPQAFGEGGSPLEELALHGALRNHSVLLSLAAMLQSGALRNLSRLELADNGLLLLPAGMFTALPALRQLDLSNNSLVGLRNVSFQGLGQLQSLNLSDNSLGVLRNSTLAQFRGLPALQRVGLGRNAWVCDCAIEDLVAWLKESDQVEGKEALTCAYPDKMLGKALLKINGSELNCSVPVDLPSQLQTSYVFLGIVLALIGAIFLLVLYLNRKGIKKWMHNIRDACRDHMEGYHYRYEINADPRLTNLSSNSDV from the coding sequence atGCCGGGGCGCGGCGCgctctgcctggggctgctgctgcacgTCCTGCTGGGCTGCGGCTCGGCGCAGCAGCCCGGCAGCTGCCCGGCCCTCTGCGAGTGCTCCGAGGCGGCCAAGACGGTGAAGTGCGTGAACAGGAACCTGACGGCGGTGCCGCCCGACCTGCCGTCCTACGTGCGCAACCTCTTCATCACCGGCAACCGCCTAGCCCGCCTGCCGGCCGGCGCCTTCCCCGCCCAGCGCCTGCCCGACCTCAGCGCCCTCAACCTCAGCGGCAACCACCTGCGGGCCGTGGAGGCCGGCGCCCTcgcggccctgcccgccctgcgGCAGCTGGACCTCAGCGGCAACCCCCTGGTCTCCCTCAGCCCGCAGGCCTTCGGGGAGGGCGGCAGCCCGCTGGAGGAGCTGGCCCTCCACGGGGCCCTGCGCAACCACAGCGTCCTCCTCAGCCTGGCCGCCATGCTTCAGTCCGGGGCCCTGCGCAACCTCAGCCGCCTGGAGCTGGCCGACaacgggctgctgctgctgcccgccgGCATGTTCacggccctgcccgccctgcgGCAGCTGGACCTCAGCAACAACTCCCTGGTGGGCCTGCGAAACGTCTCCTTCCAGGGGCTGGGCCAGCTGCAGAGCCTCAACCTCAGCGACAACTCCCTGGGCGTGCTGAGGAACAGCACCCTGGCCCAGTTCCGTGGCCTGCCCGCCCTCCAGCGCGTCGGCCTGGGCCGCAACGCCTGGGTCTGTGACTGCGCCATCGAGGACCTGGTGGCCTGGCTCAAGGAGAGCGACCAGGTGGAGGGCAAAGAAGCCCTGACCTGCGCCTACCCTGACAAGATGCTGGGCAAAGCCCTGCTGAAGATCAACGGCTCGGAACTGAACTGCTCCGTGCCCGTAGACCTGCCTTCCCAGCTACAGACTTCGTACGTCTTCCTAGGGATAGTCTTGGCTCTCATCGGGGccattttcctccttgttttgtaCTTGAACCGAAAAGGAATCAAAAAGTGGATGCACAATATCAGAGATGCCTGTAGGGATCACATGGAGGGCTACCACTACAGATACGAGATCAATGCAGACCCCAGGTTAACAAACCTCAGCTCCAACTCGGATGTCTGA